Proteins encoded within one genomic window of Balaenoptera musculus isolate JJ_BM4_2016_0621 chromosome 12, mBalMus1.pri.v3, whole genome shotgun sequence:
- the IL22RA2 gene encoding interleukin-22 receptor subunit alpha-2 — protein MTPKYCFLGFLTGVLLPGVVETQPAHESLKPQRVHFQSQNFHNILHWQPGRACPGNSSIYFVQYKTYGQRQWKNKEDCWGIREFSCDLTNETSDIWEPYYGRVRTTLAGVHSGWTMTQRFSPWWETKLDPPVMNITQVNGSLLVNLHAPNLPYRDQKRKNVSMEYYGLVYRVFVINNSLEKEQKVYEGAHRVVEIEALTPHTGYCIVAEMYQPTLDRRSQRSQQRCVESP, from the exons ATGACACCTAAATATTGCTTTCTAGGCTTCCTCACCGGTGTCCTCCTGCCTGGTGTGGTAG aaaCTCAGCCAGCCCACGAGTCTCTGAAACCTCAACGAGTACATTTTCAGTCCCAAAATTTTCACAACATTTTGCACTGGCAGCCTGGGCGGGCTTGTCCCGGCAACAGCAGTATCTATTTTGTGCAGTATAAAAC GTATGGACAGAggcaatggaaaaataaagaggacTGCTGGGGTATTCGAGAGTTCTCCTGTGACCTTACCAATGAAACATCAGACATATGGGAACCTTACTACGGGAGAGTGAGGACGACCCTGGCTGGGGTCCACTCAGGCTGGACCATGACACAGCGGTTCTCTCCCTGGTGGGAAA CAAAACTAGATCCTCCAGTCATGAATATAACCCAAGTTAATGGATCTTTGTTGGTGAATCTCCATGCTCCCAACTTACCATatagagaccaaaaaagaaaaaatgtatcaaTGGAATACTATGGGCTAGTATACCGAGTCTTTGTAATTAACAATTCACTGGAAAAG GAGCAAAAGGTATATGAAGGAGCTCACAGAGTTGTTGAAATTGAAGCTCtaacacctcacactggttacTGTATAGTGGCTGAAATGTATCAGCCCACATTAGACAGAAGAAGTCAGAGAAGCCAACAGAGATGTGTGGAAAGTCCTTGA